A single region of the Massilia sp. erpn genome encodes:
- a CDS encoding VOC family protein, with protein sequence MSNIPKETRATIMPCMRYRDAPGAIDWLCSTLGFEASLVVPNEDGSIAHAQLSYGNGMVMLGSIFDTEYGRLMKQPGEIGMAVTQSAYLVVNNADEVYERALRAGAPILMELKDEDYGGRGFTLRDPEGHVWSIGTYDPWKQ encoded by the coding sequence ATGTCGAACATTCCGAAAGAAACGCGCGCCACCATCATGCCCTGCATGCGCTACCGCGACGCACCCGGCGCCATCGACTGGCTATGCAGCACCTTGGGTTTTGAAGCCTCGCTCGTGGTACCGAACGAGGACGGCTCCATCGCCCACGCCCAGCTTTCCTACGGCAACGGCATGGTGATGCTCGGTTCCATTTTCGACACCGAGTACGGCAGGCTGATGAAACAGCCCGGCGAGATCGGCATGGCCGTCACCCAGAGCGCCTACCTGGTGGTGAACAATGCCGACGAGGTCTATGAACGCGCCCTGAGGGCAGGTGCGCCGATTCTGATGGAATTAAAGGACGAGGACTACGGCGGCCGCGGCTTCACCCTGCGCGACCCCGAAGGCCATGTATGGAGTATCGGAACCTACGATCCCTGGAAACAGTAA
- a CDS encoding choice-of-anchor A family protein produces the protein MLKPAALFLSLAAVGSAQAGVLDLGINNANLFSLGSFSAQGSDVEGAVLVAGSLSASNYSINDKNKDAYGSYSLVVGGSLSYTSGSIKHGNYYVAGASAMSSVGLQSSTKSTTNPVDFNKLGSSVKNTSSSLSKVAATGSSSIQYGGMTLKGTGKSVEVFNLTGSELSSVNNFKFSNLAKGSTLVFNVSGKSAIGFNQNGVGLDGFKDYNVVYNFYESQKLNIQNVGVYGSILAPLATVTGNGGQINGNVIVGNWMSNVQVNANHYFSAANVNGYGLAPVPEAQTYAMLLAGLGVVGFIARRRRSLQAG, from the coding sequence ATGTTGAAACCAGCAGCATTGTTCCTGTCCTTGGCCGCCGTGGGTTCCGCCCAGGCTGGCGTTCTCGATCTCGGCATCAATAATGCCAACCTGTTCAGCCTTGGCAGCTTCAGCGCCCAGGGTTCCGACGTCGAAGGCGCGGTCCTGGTGGCGGGCAGCCTGAGCGCGTCGAACTATTCGATCAATGACAAGAACAAGGACGCTTACGGCAGCTATTCGCTGGTGGTGGGCGGTTCGCTGAGCTATACCTCCGGTTCGATCAAGCACGGCAACTACTACGTGGCCGGCGCCAGCGCCATGTCCTCGGTGGGCCTGCAAAGCTCGACCAAGAGCACGACCAATCCGGTGGACTTTAATAAGCTGGGCAGCAGCGTGAAGAACACCTCGTCCTCGCTGTCGAAAGTGGCGGCGACCGGCAGCAGCAGCATCCAGTATGGCGGCATGACCCTGAAAGGCACGGGCAAGTCGGTGGAAGTGTTCAACCTGACTGGCAGCGAGCTGTCCAGCGTGAACAACTTCAAGTTCAGCAATCTGGCCAAGGGTTCGACCCTGGTGTTCAACGTCAGCGGCAAGAGCGCCATCGGCTTCAACCAGAATGGCGTGGGCCTGGATGGCTTCAAGGACTACAACGTGGTCTACAACTTCTACGAATCGCAGAAGCTGAATATCCAGAATGTGGGCGTGTATGGCAGCATCCTGGCGCCGCTGGCGACCGTGACCGGGAATGGCGGTCAGATCAACGGCAATGTCATCGTCGGCAACTGGATGTCGAATGTGCAGGTCAACGCCAATCACTACTTCAGCGCCGCCAACGTGAATGGCTATGGCCTTGCGCCGGTGCCGGAAGCGCAGACCTATGCGATGCTGCTGGCAGGCCTGGGCGTGGTGGGCTTTATCGCGCGCCGCCGCCGCTCGCTGCAGGCAGGCTGA
- a CDS encoding cytidine deaminase, whose product MNNDKLIEEAKAARLKAYTPYSNFKVGAALLCSDGKIFHGCNVENASYGLCNCAERTAFFSAFAQGYKQGDFDKLAVVGETDGPIAPCGACRQVILELGGNELPVVLSNLKGDVFETTAAAQLPNAFGGADLKKK is encoded by the coding sequence ATGAACAACGACAAACTGATCGAAGAAGCCAAGGCCGCGCGCCTGAAGGCTTACACCCCGTACTCCAACTTCAAGGTGGGGGCGGCCCTGCTGTGCAGCGACGGCAAGATTTTCCACGGCTGTAATGTGGAAAACGCTTCCTATGGCCTGTGCAACTGCGCCGAGCGCACCGCCTTCTTCAGCGCTTTCGCCCAAGGCTACAAGCAGGGAGATTTCGACAAGCTGGCCGTGGTCGGCGAGACCGACGGTCCGATCGCGCCTTGCGGCGCCTGCCGCCAGGTGATCCTGGAGCTGGGCGGCAATGAGCTGCCGGTGGTGCTCAGCAATCTGAAGGGCGATGTGTTTGAAACCACAGCGGCGGCCCAGCTGCCGAACGCTTTCGGCGGCGCCGACCTGAAGAAAAAGTGA
- a CDS encoding sensor histidine kinase gives MALSRAKGALSFVREVGETASTLWWDFFDWLAQVPLRQLVVTWVLAFLLACTPVLHPEQAAAFVLISCGLKVLAGGKRKAEIEARAASAQAGTESMERRLVEAQMAALQAQVEPHFLFNTLALIGQLIETDPPQAAKIHTHLIEYLRSTLPQMKARGNGTLQKQIVLSRSYLAIMQARMKARLAVSIDVPPELESATFPPMMLQILIENSIKHGLEPKIEGGRIDIRASVNGNMLQVDVQDDGVGFNLHAADGVGLTNVRERLRLVYGNRAELVIETPLEGGCRASIRVPFAPDIFAEPKP, from the coding sequence ATGGCCCTGTCGCGCGCCAAAGGAGCACTCAGCTTCGTCCGCGAAGTCGGAGAAACCGCCAGCACCCTGTGGTGGGACTTCTTCGACTGGCTGGCCCAGGTTCCCCTGCGCCAGCTGGTCGTGACCTGGGTACTGGCTTTTCTACTGGCGTGCACCCCGGTGCTGCATCCGGAACAGGCGGCCGCCTTCGTGCTGATTTCCTGCGGACTGAAGGTGCTGGCGGGCGGCAAGCGCAAGGCGGAAATCGAGGCGCGCGCGGCCTCGGCCCAGGCCGGCACGGAAAGCATGGAGCGGCGCCTGGTCGAAGCCCAGATGGCCGCCCTGCAAGCTCAGGTCGAGCCGCATTTCCTGTTCAATACCCTGGCCCTGATCGGCCAGCTGATCGAAACCGATCCGCCGCAGGCCGCAAAAATCCACACCCACCTGATCGAATACCTGCGCTCCACCCTGCCGCAGATGAAGGCGCGCGGCAACGGCACGCTGCAAAAGCAGATCGTGCTGTCGCGCTCCTACCTGGCCATCATGCAGGCGCGCATGAAGGCGCGGCTGGCGGTGTCCATCGACGTGCCGCCCGAGCTGGAGAGCGCCACCTTCCCGCCCATGATGCTGCAGATCCTGATCGAAAATTCGATCAAGCATGGACTGGAGCCGAAGATCGAAGGCGGCCGCATCGATATCCGCGCCAGCGTCAACGGCAATATGCTGCAGGTCGATGTGCAGGATGACGGCGTCGGCTTCAATCTGCATGCGGCCGACGGCGTGGGTCTGACCAATGTGCGCGAACGCCTGCGCCTGGTGTACGGCAACCGCGCCGAGCTGGTGATCGAAACCCCGCTCGAAGGCGGTTGCCGCGCCTCGATCCGCGTCCCCTTCGCCCCCGATATTTTTGCCGAGCCCAAACCATGA
- the deoA gene encoding thymidine phosphorylase, with protein sequence MFLTQEIIRKKRDGGVMSAEEIQFFVRGITDGSVSEGQIAALAMAVFFNDMNMDERVAFTLAMRDSGEVLDWKSLNLPGPVMDKHSTGGVGDVVSLMLGPMIAACGGFVPMISGRGLGHTGGTLDKFDSIPGYCTVPDNTLFRKVVQDVGVAIIGQTASLAPSDKRFYSIRDVTATVESVAMITGSILSKKLAAGLDVLAMDVKAGSGAFMPTYEKSVELAESIVKVGNGAGTLTSALLTDMNESLSPWAGNAVEVRGAIDYLTGKFRPARLHEVTMALCAEMLVMGKLAANEADARAKLQAALDSGAAAERFARMVTALGGPADLVENMDKHLEKAPIVLPVPAPRAGFAAKTDCRGLGLAVVALGGGRRRPSDAIDFAVGLTDLVELGQPLQAGQPMATVHARTQAAAEQAVREVQAAYEIADAAPAANPIVYRTIRP encoded by the coding sequence ATGTTTCTGACCCAGGAAATCATCCGCAAGAAGCGCGATGGCGGTGTAATGAGCGCTGAAGAGATTCAATTTTTCGTGCGCGGCATCACCGATGGCAGTGTCAGCGAAGGCCAGATCGCCGCGCTGGCGATGGCCGTCTTCTTCAACGATATGAACATGGATGAACGCGTGGCCTTTACCCTGGCCATGCGCGATTCCGGCGAAGTGCTGGACTGGAAATCGCTGAACCTGCCAGGCCCGGTGATGGACAAGCACTCCACCGGCGGCGTGGGCGACGTGGTATCCCTGATGCTTGGCCCGATGATCGCAGCCTGCGGCGGCTTCGTGCCGATGATCTCCGGCCGTGGCCTGGGCCACACCGGCGGCACCCTGGATAAATTCGATTCCATTCCCGGCTACTGCACCGTGCCGGACAACACCCTGTTCCGCAAAGTGGTGCAGGACGTGGGCGTGGCCATCATCGGCCAGACCGCTTCGCTGGCGCCGTCCGACAAGCGCTTCTACTCGATCCGCGACGTCACCGCGACGGTGGAATCGGTGGCCATGATCACCGGCTCCATCCTGTCCAAGAAACTGGCGGCCGGCCTGGACGTGCTGGCCATGGACGTGAAAGCGGGCAGCGGCGCCTTCATGCCGACCTACGAGAAATCGGTGGAACTGGCGGAGAGCATCGTCAAGGTCGGCAATGGCGCCGGCACCCTGACTTCGGCCCTGCTGACCGATATGAACGAATCGCTGTCGCCATGGGCTGGTAACGCGGTCGAAGTGCGCGGCGCGATCGACTACCTGACCGGTAAATTCCGCCCGGCCCGCCTGCACGAAGTGACGATGGCCCTGTGCGCCGAAATGCTGGTGATGGGCAAGCTGGCCGCCAACGAAGCCGACGCCCGCGCCAAGCTGCAGGCGGCACTCGACTCCGGCGCCGCCGCCGAGCGCTTCGCACGCATGGTGACGGCCCTGGGCGGCCCGGCCGACCTGGTGGAAAACATGGACAAGCATCTGGAAAAAGCGCCAATCGTGCTGCCGGTGCCTGCGCCGCGCGCCGGCTTCGCCGCCAAGACCGATTGCCGTGGCCTGGGTCTGGCCGTGGTTGCGCTGGGCGGTGGACGCCGCCGTCCGAGCGATGCCATCGACTTCGCCGTCGGCCTGACCGACTTGGTGGAACTGGGCCAGCCGCTGCAAGCCGGCCAGCCGATGGCCACCGTGCATGCCCGCACCCAGGCCGCCGCCGAACAGGCCGTGCGCGAAGTGCAGGCCGCGTATGAAATCGCCGACGCCGCGCCAGCCGCCAACCCTATCGTCTACCGCACTATCCGTCCTTGA
- a CDS encoding aspartate aminotransferase family protein, whose translation MNETRPESLASFWMPFTNNRDFKASPRLLVSAEGMYYKDVDGRAILDGTAGLWCVPCGHAQPKIVAAVREMVGQLDFAPTFQMGHPSAFDLADKLMAYTNGRFGHVFYTNSGSEAVDTALKIALAYHRARGEGTRTRLIGRERAYHGVGFGGMSVGGIGGNRKHYGPLLPGVDHLPHTHNLEKNAFTRGEPEYGAHLADELERIVALHDASTIAAVIVEPVAGSTGVLIPPKGYLKRLRELCTKHGILLIFDEVITGFGRLTTPFAADYFDVEPDMMTTAKGLTNGTVPMGAVFSKQFIHDTFMQAPAGIELFHGYTYSGHPLACAAALATLEVFEEQKILDHAKNMQSYWEDAIHSLKGLPHVIDLRSIGLVAGIELEPIAGKPGARAYAAFKQMFADGVLTRVTGDIIALSPPLNLEKQHIDELFGKLEKVLRGLD comes from the coding sequence ATGAATGAGACCAGACCAGAGTCGCTAGCGTCATTCTGGATGCCCTTCACGAACAACCGCGATTTCAAGGCCAGCCCGCGTTTGCTGGTTTCCGCCGAAGGCATGTATTACAAGGATGTGGATGGCCGCGCCATCCTCGATGGCACGGCCGGCCTGTGGTGCGTGCCCTGCGGCCATGCCCAGCCCAAGATCGTTGCGGCGGTGCGCGAGATGGTGGGCCAGCTCGATTTCGCGCCCACTTTCCAGATGGGCCATCCCTCGGCCTTCGACCTGGCCGACAAGCTGATGGCTTACACCAATGGCCGCTTCGGCCATGTGTTCTACACCAACTCCGGTTCGGAGGCCGTGGACACGGCGCTGAAGATCGCGCTGGCCTACCACCGCGCGCGCGGTGAAGGCACGCGCACCCGCCTGATCGGCCGCGAACGCGCCTACCATGGCGTTGGCTTTGGCGGCATGTCGGTGGGCGGCATCGGCGGCAACCGCAAGCATTATGGCCCGCTGCTGCCGGGCGTCGACCATCTGCCGCATACGCATAATCTGGAGAAGAACGCCTTCACGCGCGGCGAGCCGGAATACGGCGCCCACCTGGCCGACGAGCTGGAACGCATCGTCGCCCTGCATGACGCCTCGACCATCGCCGCTGTCATCGTGGAGCCGGTGGCCGGTTCCACCGGCGTGCTGATTCCGCCCAAGGGCTATCTGAAGCGGCTGCGCGAGCTGTGCACCAAACATGGCATCCTGCTGATCTTCGATGAAGTGATCACCGGCTTTGGCCGCCTCACCACGCCTTTCGCCGCTGACTACTTCGACGTCGAACCGGACATGATGACCACCGCCAAAGGCCTGACCAATGGCACGGTGCCGATGGGCGCGGTGTTCTCCAAGCAGTTCATCCACGACACCTTCATGCAGGCGCCGGCCGGCATCGAGCTATTCCACGGCTATACCTATTCCGGCCATCCGCTGGCCTGCGCCGCCGCGCTGGCGACGCTGGAAGTGTTCGAGGAACAGAAAATTCTCGACCACGCAAAGAACATGCAGTCCTATTGGGAGGATGCGATCCATTCGCTCAAGGGACTGCCGCATGTGATCGACCTGCGCAGCATCGGCCTGGTGGCGGGCATCGAGCTGGAGCCGATTGCCGGCAAGCCGGGCGCGCGCGCTTATGCCGCCTTCAAGCAGATGTTTGCCGACGGCGTGCTGACGCGGGTGACGGGCGACATCATCGCGCTGTCGCCGCCATTGAATTTGGAGAAGCAGCATATCGACGAACTGTTTGGCAAGCTGGAAAAGGTGTTACGTGGACTAGATTAA
- a CDS encoding TetR/AcrR family transcriptional regulator: MAADRPNRRLQNRDRLEAEIAAEAVRVFAECGYEGASVAAIADNAGLSKQNLMYYFPTKQALYQRVLDDVLDDWLERMERLADPDQEPQDVLRAYIQAKLKFSREQPWGSRVYAMEVIGGAQLYGKQIQERVVPLLRRDIEVFERWSVEGRIGAVNATHLLFAIWAMTQSYADFSAQMSLVLNRKQLSRKDYEDAEQTIVQMVLAAVSLPAASGGGAR; the protein is encoded by the coding sequence ATGGCCGCCGATAGACCCAACCGCCGCCTGCAGAACCGCGACCGGCTGGAAGCGGAAATCGCCGCCGAAGCGGTGCGCGTCTTCGCCGAATGCGGCTACGAAGGCGCCTCGGTGGCGGCCATCGCCGACAACGCAGGCCTGTCCAAGCAGAACCTGATGTACTACTTCCCCACCAAGCAGGCGCTTTACCAGCGCGTGCTGGACGATGTGCTGGACGACTGGCTGGAACGCATGGAACGCCTGGCCGATCCCGACCAGGAGCCGCAGGACGTACTGCGCGCCTATATCCAGGCCAAGCTGAAATTCTCGCGCGAGCAGCCCTGGGGTTCCCGCGTGTATGCCATGGAAGTGATCGGCGGCGCCCAGCTCTATGGCAAGCAGATCCAGGAACGCGTGGTGCCGCTGCTGCGGCGCGATATCGAAGTCTTCGAGAGGTGGAGTGTGGAGGGCAGGATCGGCGCGGTGAACGCCACCCACCTGCTGTTCGCCATCTGGGCCATGACGCAATCCTATGCGGATTTTTCAGCCCAGATGTCCCTTGTGCTGAACCGCAAACAGCTCAGCCGCAAGGATTACGAGGATGCCGAGCAGACCATCGTGCAGATGGTCCTGGCGGCGGTCAGCCTGCCTGCAGCGAGCGGCGGCGGCGCGCGATAA
- a CDS encoding PLP-dependent aminotransferase family protein — protein MDESGSAVRQTDGPQWPLLSIERSKKGSLVEQIVAAVSEMVARRELRAGTKMPSVRQFAKCNGISTFTVVESYDRLVTLGLLSSRRGSGYFVTRQDAPALPTPVPFHPGPAAVDALTPELYSGMSDALPIGAGWLPPEWYGEDTILDAVRQAIRIPANRLRGYGHPLGFPGLRQYLASTLSEELFAVEPEQLLLTHGATHAFDLILRTLTKPGDTVLVEDPGYSNLLSLIRHHGCQAIGIPRGANGLDLDFLAEQARTTQPKLMFVNTVLQNPLGTSLSQAQAHRLLALAEQFDFWLVEDDIYRELTPRGEASLAAMDGLRRVIRIGSFSKTLSPVLRVGSICASQSLLPELVRIKMLTGLTTSEVNERAVYHAITARPYKRMVEKLMTQLEEGRERSIESLAEAGMKPVARPRGGMFVSAGWDEAPTPEWNGKLIADLALKAGILLAPSDFFMLGESASIWFRFNVAYADHPALRDFLLTLRKEHGRR, from the coding sequence ATGGATGAAAGCGGGAGCGCAGTGCGGCAGACCGATGGCCCGCAATGGCCGCTGCTGTCCATAGAGCGCTCGAAGAAGGGCAGCCTGGTGGAGCAGATCGTCGCTGCCGTGTCGGAGATGGTGGCGCGGCGCGAGCTGCGCGCCGGCACCAAGATGCCCTCGGTGCGCCAGTTCGCCAAGTGTAATGGCATCAGCACTTTCACCGTGGTGGAATCCTACGACCGCCTGGTGACGCTGGGTCTGCTCTCTTCGCGGCGCGGCTCCGGTTACTTCGTGACGCGCCAGGATGCGCCCGCCCTGCCCACACCCGTGCCCTTCCACCCCGGCCCCGCCGCCGTCGATGCGCTCACGCCGGAACTGTATTCCGGCATGTCGGACGCCCTGCCCATCGGCGCCGGCTGGCTGCCGCCCGAATGGTATGGCGAGGACACCATCCTCGACGCCGTGCGCCAGGCCATCCGCATTCCCGCCAACCGCCTGCGCGGCTACGGCCATCCGCTCGGCTTTCCTGGCCTGCGCCAATACCTGGCCAGCACCCTGAGCGAAGAACTGTTCGCGGTGGAGCCGGAGCAGCTGCTGCTCACGCATGGCGCCACCCACGCCTTCGACCTGATCCTGCGCACCCTGACCAAGCCGGGCGACACGGTGCTGGTGGAAGATCCCGGCTACAGCAATCTGCTGTCGCTGATCCGCCACCACGGCTGCCAGGCGATCGGCATTCCGCGCGGCGCCAACGGCCTCGATCTGGACTTCCTGGCCGAACAGGCGCGCACCACGCAGCCCAAGCTCATGTTCGTCAACACCGTGCTGCAAAATCCGCTCGGCACCTCGCTCAGCCAGGCCCAGGCCCACCGCCTGCTCGCGCTGGCCGAGCAGTTCGACTTCTGGCTGGTGGAGGACGATATCTACCGCGAGCTGACGCCGCGCGGCGAAGCCTCGCTGGCGGCAATGGACGGCTTGCGCCGCGTGATCCGCATCGGCAGCTTTTCCAAGACACTGTCGCCGGTGCTGCGCGTCGGCTCCATCTGCGCCTCGCAATCGCTGCTGCCGGAACTGGTGCGCATCAAGATGCTGACCGGTCTCACCACCTCGGAAGTGAATGAGCGCGCGGTGTACCACGCCATCACGGCAAGGCCTTACAAACGCATGGTGGAAAAGCTCATGACCCAGCTGGAGGAAGGCCGCGAGCGCAGCATCGAATCGCTGGCCGAAGCGGGCATGAAGCCGGTGGCGCGGCCGCGCGGCGGCATGTTTGTCAGCGCCGGCTGGGACGAGGCGCCCACGCCGGAATGGAACGGCAAGCTGATTGCCGACCTGGCGCTGAAGGCCGGCATCCTGCTCGCGCCCAGCGACTTCTTCATGCTGGGCGAGAGCGCAAGCATCTGGTTCCGCTTCAACGTGGCTTATGCCGACCACCCTGCCCTGCGCGACTTCCTGCTGACGCTGAGGAAAGAACATGGCCGCCGATAG
- a CDS encoding LytTR family DNA-binding domain-containing protein encodes MSHPRATALIADDEEPMRDLLRSRLREAWPELEIVAEAANGIEAIALAGQHQPDIVFLDIRMPGLSGIEAARMLFNRCHIVFITAYDQYAIEAFEQGALDYLLKPAGGERLKTTCTRLQARLGQQPDNIERQLSQLLQKNQPAKAAEYLHWIQAQVGNSLRMISTREILFFRADEKYTRVQTAQGEVLIRKTLKELEEELDPNEFWRIHRSTLVRVDAISEVTRDLRGRQMVRVKNFPEELEVSRGNTHLFQQM; translated from the coding sequence ATGAGCCATCCCCGCGCCACCGCCCTGATCGCCGACGATGAAGAACCCATGCGCGACCTGCTGCGCAGCCGCCTGCGCGAAGCCTGGCCCGAGCTGGAGATCGTGGCCGAGGCGGCCAACGGCATCGAAGCCATTGCGCTGGCCGGCCAGCATCAACCCGACATCGTCTTCCTCGATATCCGCATGCCCGGCCTGTCCGGCATCGAAGCGGCGCGCATGCTGTTCAACCGCTGCCATATCGTCTTTATCACCGCTTATGACCAGTACGCGATTGAAGCGTTTGAACAGGGTGCGCTCGACTACCTGCTGAAACCGGCCGGCGGCGAACGTCTGAAGACCACCTGCACCCGCCTGCAGGCAAGGCTGGGACAACAGCCGGATAATATCGAGCGCCAGCTCAGCCAGCTGCTGCAGAAAAACCAGCCCGCCAAAGCGGCCGAGTATTTGCACTGGATTCAGGCCCAGGTCGGCAACAGCCTGCGCATGATCAGCACGCGCGAAATCCTGTTCTTCCGCGCCGATGAAAAATACACGCGGGTGCAGACGGCGCAGGGCGAAGTCCTGATCCGCAAGACGCTGAAAGAACTGGAAGAGGAACTCGATCCCAATGAATTCTGGCGCATCCACCGCTCCACCCTGGTGCGCGTGGACGCCATCAGCGAAGTCACCCGCGACTTGCGCGGGCGGCAGATGGTGCGCGTGAAAAACTTCCCCGAAGAGCTCGAAGTCAGCCGAGGCAACACCCATTTATTCCAGCAAATGTAG
- a CDS encoding nucleoside deaminase — MKKTIDVQAAVAVAASEAIAAKTQGTFGVGGVMLDQFGTVLKSLHNNVIRHGLIFDPTAHGERQLIDWYYAERAKGRELPPPHEITIVTSLDPCAMCTGAILAAGFNVVAAAPDTKAGINYNGSAFFPSLPQPLQRQAAATFAYPAVLGSSSYARRGAGAPPKPFFIGKTIAEPTQALCSLVFEATSAGVMDLFNIDPPGSALKDPATLPADHAIVRALKRSCPDALTYRGTPQRPDAGLAPYLQQAMARDKAQGGKGDAVALLDAFGNLLLCTHGRQNASGIRTAFMEATRAYAQLRYKLMEGADAATQAEVRQYLGHPKDGTFVFALGPDESALSFMNLGAYGSTMEGALPDSNPAQFQYVLPGMPEEELHALCGRLPPLYRNLIRIRPQQVADAALVAALS, encoded by the coding sequence GTGAAAAAGACCATTGACGTTCAGGCTGCGGTCGCCGTTGCGGCCTCCGAAGCCATTGCAGCGAAAACCCAAGGCACTTTCGGCGTCGGGGGCGTCATGCTCGACCAGTTCGGTACCGTGCTGAAGTCGCTGCATAACAACGTCATCCGCCATGGCCTGATCTTCGACCCGACCGCGCACGGCGAGCGCCAGTTGATCGACTGGTACTATGCCGAGCGCGCCAAGGGCAGGGAGCTGCCGCCGCCGCACGAGATCACCATCGTCACCTCGCTCGACCCTTGCGCCATGTGCACCGGCGCGATCCTGGCGGCCGGTTTCAATGTGGTGGCGGCCGCGCCCGATACCAAGGCCGGCATCAATTACAACGGCAGCGCTTTCTTCCCCTCGCTGCCGCAGCCCTTGCAGCGGCAGGCGGCAGCGACGTTTGCCTATCCCGCCGTGCTGGGCAGTTCGTCCTATGCGCGGCGCGGCGCGGGTGCGCCGCCCAAGCCCTTCTTCATCGGTAAGACCATTGCCGAGCCGACCCAGGCTCTGTGCTCGCTGGTATTCGAAGCCACGTCGGCCGGGGTGATGGACCTGTTCAATATCGATCCACCGGGCAGCGCGCTGAAAGACCCGGCCACGCTGCCGGCGGACCATGCCATCGTGCGCGCCCTGAAGCGCAGCTGTCCCGATGCGCTGACCTATCGCGGTACGCCGCAGCGGCCGGACGCTGGGCTGGCACCGTATCTGCAGCAGGCGATGGCGCGCGACAAGGCGCAGGGCGGCAAGGGCGATGCCGTGGCCTTGCTCGATGCATTCGGCAATCTGCTGCTGTGCACGCACGGCAGGCAGAACGCTTCCGGCATCCGCACCGCCTTCATGGAGGCGACGCGCGCCTACGCCCAGTTGCGCTACAAGCTGATGGAAGGGGCCGACGCCGCCACCCAGGCCGAGGTGCGCCAGTATCTGGGCCATCCCAAGGACGGTACCTTTGTCTTTGCGCTTGGTCCGGACGAAAGCGCGCTCAGTTTCATGAATCTGGGCGCTTACGGTTCGACCATGGAGGGCGCACTGCCGGATTCGAATCCGGCGCAATTCCAGTATGTCCTGCCGGGCATGCCGGAAGAAGAACTGCATGCGCTGTGCGGCCGCCTGCCGCCGCTGTACCGCAATCTGATCCGCATCCGGCCGCAGCAGGTGGCGGATGCGGCCCTGGTGGCGGCGCTGTCCTGA
- a CDS encoding VOC family protein: protein MKKEIIFNLAVKDLDKSKAFFAALGFSFNPQFSGEHSVFMNIVDGIHAMLLTETFFKSLIDKPLAQAQEANEVIICLSCESREEVDSLIARAVAAGGRTPHPPEDHGFMYDQGFEDIDGHLWNLVWVASQA from the coding sequence ATGAAAAAAGAAATTATCTTCAATCTGGCGGTCAAGGATCTGGATAAATCCAAGGCCTTCTTTGCCGCGCTCGGCTTCAGTTTCAATCCGCAATTCAGCGGCGAGCACTCGGTATTCATGAACATCGTCGACGGCATCCATGCCATGCTGTTGACGGAAACCTTCTTCAAGTCGCTGATCGACAAGCCCCTGGCGCAGGCGCAGGAGGCCAACGAGGTCATCATCTGCCTGAGTTGCGAGAGCCGGGAAGAGGTCGACAGCCTGATCGCCAGGGCCGTTGCCGCCGGTGGCCGCACGCCACATCCGCCCGAGGACCACGGCTTCATGTATGACCAGGGGTTCGAGGATATCGATGGCCACCTTTGGAACCTGGTCTGGGTGGCGTCCCAGGCGTGA